Proteins co-encoded in one Oreochromis aureus strain Israel breed Guangdong linkage group 3, ZZ_aureus, whole genome shotgun sequence genomic window:
- the mark2b gene encoding serine/threonine-protein kinase MARK2 isoform X2: MSTRPPLVQVIENSTGQESKLSSGRSSTSRGRNSVATTTSDEQPHIGNYRLLKTIGKGNFAKVKLARHVLTGKEVAVKIIDKTQLNSSSLQKLFREVRIMKMLNHPNIVKLFEVIETEKTLYLVMEYASGGEVFDYLVAHGRMKEKEARAKFRQIVSAVQYCHQKCIVHRDLKAENLLLDADMNIKIADFGFSNEFTLGNKLDTFCGSPPYAAPELFQGKKYDGPEVDVWSLGVILYTLVSGSLPFDGQNLKELRERVLRGKYRIPFYMSTDCENLLKKFLILNPSKRGSLEQIMRDRWMNVGYEEEELKPYIEPQPDYKDPRRTDIMLQMGFSQEEIQDSLVNQKYNDVMATYLLLDYRNSELDEGGIKPRPGSDVSNINAPSPLHKVQRSVSSNQKPQNRRTGDQGEIGSSYSKRGGQTDNRSAGEDSGRKGSSGSSTTKVPASPLASSDRKKSATPSTNSILSTGTGRSRNSPLTDRATLDQSIQNGKDSLNTPGSRASTASAAAVLSSSSSSSSRPRHHKSLSSSNHPCPSDLHAPRPSAPAQRAPGASPSAHNISSAAVSDRTNFSRGVGIRSTFHAGQQRSARDQQGSAYPGGPASPSLSHGNSQARRTHGATGIFSKFTSKFVRKNLSFRFPRRGPYEGEGLDEGSRSVLTSTVDKSEKTSGGLSSSSNNDENNSSPGSGNTGGTGTPPAISSQKDPVKPRSLRFTWSMKTTSSMEPTEMMREIRKVLDSNSCEYELRERYMLLCMSGKPAHDDFVQWEMEVCKLPRLSLNGVRFKRISGTSIAFKNIASKIANELKL, from the exons GAGTCCAAGTTATCATCTGGCCGCTCCAGTACGTCGCGAGGTCGAAACTCCGTGGCCACGACCACATCAGACGAGCAGCCGCACATCGGTAACTATCGGTTACTGAAAACCATTGGCAAAGGCAACTTTGCCAAGGTCAAACTGGCACGACACGTCCTCACCGGAAAAGAG GTGGCTGTAAAGATCATAGATAAGACACAGCTCAACTCCTCCAGTTTGCAAAAG CTCTTCCGGGAGGTGAGGATCATGAAGATGTTGAATCATCCCAACATAG TCAAGCTCTTTGAGGTGATAGAAACAGAGAAGACTTTGTACCTGGTAATGGAGTACGCTAGTGGAG GAGAGGTCTTTGATTACTTGGTGGCTCATGGCAGGATGAAGGAGAAGGAAGCCCGTGCCAAATTCAGACAG ATTGTGTCAGCTGTGCAGTATTGCCATCAGAAGTGTATAGTACACAGAGACCTCAAG GCAGAGAACTTGCTGCTGGATGCAGACATGAACATCAAAATAGCCGACTTTGGCTTCAGTAATGAATTTACTCTGGGGAACAAGCTGGACACGTTCTGTGGCTCCCCGCCCTACGCAGCTCCAGAGCTCTTCCAGGGCAAAAAGTACGACGGGCCTGaggtggatgtctggagcctcgGAGTGATCCTCTACACACTGGTCAGCGGCTCGCTGCCCTTCGATGGACAAAACCTCAAG GAACTGAGAGAGCGTGTGCTGCGTGGTAAATACAGGATTCCTTTCTATATGTCCACCGACTGTGAGAACCTGCTCAAAAAGTTCCTCATCCTGAACCCTTCAAAAAGAGGCAGCCTCGAG CAGATAATGAGAGACCGGTGGATGAATGTGGGCTATGAGGAAGAGGAACTCAAACCCTACATCGAACCTCAGCCAGATTATAAGGATCCCAGGAGGACAG ACATCATGCTGCAGATGGGATTCTCTCAGGAGGAGATCCAGGACTCGCTGGTGAACCAGAAGTACAACGACGTGATGGCCACATACCTGCTTCTGGACTATAGGAACTCTGAG CTTGATGAAGGTGGCATCAAACCTCGGCCCGGAAGTGACGTAAGCAACATAAATGCTCCCTCCCCGCTTCATAAG GTACAGCGCAGTGTGTCATCCAACCAGAAGCCTCAGAACCGCCGAACCGGCGACCAGGGTGAGATTG gctCCTCCTACTCTAAAAGGGGAGGTCAGACAGACAACCGGTCAGCAGGGGAGGATTCTGGGAGGAAGGGTTCATCAGGCAGCTCCACCACCAAGGTGCCGGCCAGTCCTCTGGCCTCGTCCGACCGCAAGAAGAGTGCCACACCCTCCACC AATAGCATCCTGTCCACCGGTACCGGCCGCAGTCGGAATTCTCCTCTGACCGACAGAGCCACTCTCGACCAGAGCATCCAGAACGGCAAAGACAG CCTAAACACTCCGGGTTCCCGCGCCTCCACTGCCTCAGCCGCTGccgtcctctcctcctcctcctcctcatcctcgcGTCCCCGCCACCACAAGTCCCTGTCCTCCTCCAATCATCCATGCCCCTCTGACCTGCACGCACCACGGCCCAG TGCCCCGGCGCAGCGGGCACCCGGCGCCTCCCCTTCTGCCCACAACATCAGCAGCGCCGCCGTGTCAGACCGTACCAATTTCTCCAGAGGGGTGGGCATCCGCAGCACGTTCCACGCAGGTCAGCAGCGGAGTGCCCGGGACCAGCAGGGCTCCGCCTACCCCGGCGGGCCTGCTTCTCCATCACTGTCGCATGGCAACAGCCAGGCCCGAAGAACACATGGCGCCACGGGGATTTTCAGCAAGTTCACATCCAAGTTTGTACGCAA aaatCTCTCGTTCAGGTTTCCGAGAAG GGGTCCATATGAGGGAGAGGGTCTTGATGAGGGGAGCAG GTCTGTGCTGACCAGTACTGTAGACAAGTCCGAGAAGACGTCCGGTGGTTTGTCCTCCTCTTCTAACAACGATGAGAACAACTCGTCCCCAGGATCTGGAAACACTG GTGGCACTGGCACCCCTCCCGCCATCTCCAGCCAGAAGGACCCTGTCAAGCCGCGCTCGCTGCGCTTCACCTGGTCCATGAAGACCACGTCGTCCATGGAGCCCACGGAGATGATGCGCGAGATCCGCAAGGTGCTCGACTCCAACAGCTGCGAGTACGAGCTACGCGAGCGCTACATGCTGCTGTGCATGTCCGGGAAACCGGCGCACGACGATTTCGTCCAGTGGGAAATGGAGGTGTGCAAGCTGCCGCGACTCTCCCTCAACGGCGTGCGCTTCAAGCGGATCTCGGGCACGTCCATCGCCTTCAAGAACATTGCCTCAAAGATCGCCAATGAGCTCAAACTGTGA
- the mark2b gene encoding serine/threonine-protein kinase MARK2 isoform X9, with protein MSTRPPLVQVIENSTGQESKLSSGRSSTSRGRNSVATTTSDEQPHIGNYRLLKTIGKGNFAKVKLARHVLTGKEVAVKIIDKTQLNSSSLQKLFREVRIMKMLNHPNIVKLFEVIETEKTLYLVMEYASGGEVFDYLVAHGRMKEKEARAKFRQIVSAVQYCHQKCIVHRDLKAENLLLDADMNIKIADFGFSNEFTLGNKLDTFCGSPPYAAPELFQGKKYDGPEVDVWSLGVILYTLVSGSLPFDGQNLKELRERVLRGKYRIPFYMSTDCENLLKKFLILNPSKRGSLEQQIMRDRWMNVGYEEEELKPYIEPQPDYKDPRRTDIMLQMGFSQEEIQDSLVNQKYNDVMATYLLLDYRNSELDEGGIKPRPGSDVSNINAPSPLHKVQRSVSSNQKPQNRRTGDQGEIGSSYSKRGGQTDNRSAGEDSGRKGSSGSSTTKVPASPLASSDRKKSATPSTNSILSTGTGRSRNSPLTDRATLDQSIQNGKDSAPAQRAPGASPSAHNISSAAVSDRTNFSRGVGIRSTFHAGQQRSARDQQGSAYPGGPASPSLSHGNSQARRTHGATGIFSKFTSKFVRKNLSFRFPRRGPYEGEGLDEGSRSVLTSTVDKSEKTSGGLSSSSNNDENNSSPGSGNTGGTGTPPAISSQKDPVKPRSLRFTWSMKTTSSMEPTEMMREIRKVLDSNSCEYELRERYMLLCMSGKPAHDDFVQWEMEVCKLPRLSLNGVRFKRISGTSIAFKNIASKIANELKL; from the exons GAGTCCAAGTTATCATCTGGCCGCTCCAGTACGTCGCGAGGTCGAAACTCCGTGGCCACGACCACATCAGACGAGCAGCCGCACATCGGTAACTATCGGTTACTGAAAACCATTGGCAAAGGCAACTTTGCCAAGGTCAAACTGGCACGACACGTCCTCACCGGAAAAGAG GTGGCTGTAAAGATCATAGATAAGACACAGCTCAACTCCTCCAGTTTGCAAAAG CTCTTCCGGGAGGTGAGGATCATGAAGATGTTGAATCATCCCAACATAG TCAAGCTCTTTGAGGTGATAGAAACAGAGAAGACTTTGTACCTGGTAATGGAGTACGCTAGTGGAG GAGAGGTCTTTGATTACTTGGTGGCTCATGGCAGGATGAAGGAGAAGGAAGCCCGTGCCAAATTCAGACAG ATTGTGTCAGCTGTGCAGTATTGCCATCAGAAGTGTATAGTACACAGAGACCTCAAG GCAGAGAACTTGCTGCTGGATGCAGACATGAACATCAAAATAGCCGACTTTGGCTTCAGTAATGAATTTACTCTGGGGAACAAGCTGGACACGTTCTGTGGCTCCCCGCCCTACGCAGCTCCAGAGCTCTTCCAGGGCAAAAAGTACGACGGGCCTGaggtggatgtctggagcctcgGAGTGATCCTCTACACACTGGTCAGCGGCTCGCTGCCCTTCGATGGACAAAACCTCAAG GAACTGAGAGAGCGTGTGCTGCGTGGTAAATACAGGATTCCTTTCTATATGTCCACCGACTGTGAGAACCTGCTCAAAAAGTTCCTCATCCTGAACCCTTCAAAAAGAGGCAGCCTCGAG CAGCAGATAATGAGAGACCGGTGGATGAATGTGGGCTATGAGGAAGAGGAACTCAAACCCTACATCGAACCTCAGCCAGATTATAAGGATCCCAGGAGGACAG ACATCATGCTGCAGATGGGATTCTCTCAGGAGGAGATCCAGGACTCGCTGGTGAACCAGAAGTACAACGACGTGATGGCCACATACCTGCTTCTGGACTATAGGAACTCTGAG CTTGATGAAGGTGGCATCAAACCTCGGCCCGGAAGTGACGTAAGCAACATAAATGCTCCCTCCCCGCTTCATAAG GTACAGCGCAGTGTGTCATCCAACCAGAAGCCTCAGAACCGCCGAACCGGCGACCAGGGTGAGATTG gctCCTCCTACTCTAAAAGGGGAGGTCAGACAGACAACCGGTCAGCAGGGGAGGATTCTGGGAGGAAGGGTTCATCAGGCAGCTCCACCACCAAGGTGCCGGCCAGTCCTCTGGCCTCGTCCGACCGCAAGAAGAGTGCCACACCCTCCACC AATAGCATCCTGTCCACCGGTACCGGCCGCAGTCGGAATTCTCCTCTGACCGACAGAGCCACTCTCGACCAGAGCATCCAGAACGGCAAAGACAG TGCCCCGGCGCAGCGGGCACCCGGCGCCTCCCCTTCTGCCCACAACATCAGCAGCGCCGCCGTGTCAGACCGTACCAATTTCTCCAGAGGGGTGGGCATCCGCAGCACGTTCCACGCAGGTCAGCAGCGGAGTGCCCGGGACCAGCAGGGCTCCGCCTACCCCGGCGGGCCTGCTTCTCCATCACTGTCGCATGGCAACAGCCAGGCCCGAAGAACACATGGCGCCACGGGGATTTTCAGCAAGTTCACATCCAAGTTTGTACGCAA aaatCTCTCGTTCAGGTTTCCGAGAAG GGGTCCATATGAGGGAGAGGGTCTTGATGAGGGGAGCAG GTCTGTGCTGACCAGTACTGTAGACAAGTCCGAGAAGACGTCCGGTGGTTTGTCCTCCTCTTCTAACAACGATGAGAACAACTCGTCCCCAGGATCTGGAAACACTG GTGGCACTGGCACCCCTCCCGCCATCTCCAGCCAGAAGGACCCTGTCAAGCCGCGCTCGCTGCGCTTCACCTGGTCCATGAAGACCACGTCGTCCATGGAGCCCACGGAGATGATGCGCGAGATCCGCAAGGTGCTCGACTCCAACAGCTGCGAGTACGAGCTACGCGAGCGCTACATGCTGCTGTGCATGTCCGGGAAACCGGCGCACGACGATTTCGTCCAGTGGGAAATGGAGGTGTGCAAGCTGCCGCGACTCTCCCTCAACGGCGTGCGCTTCAAGCGGATCTCGGGCACGTCCATCGCCTTCAAGAACATTGCCTCAAAGATCGCCAATGAGCTCAAACTGTGA
- the mark2b gene encoding serine/threonine-protein kinase MARK2 isoform X1, whose product MSTRPPLVQVIENSTGQESKLSSGRSSTSRGRNSVATTTSDEQPHIGNYRLLKTIGKGNFAKVKLARHVLTGKEVAVKIIDKTQLNSSSLQKLFREVRIMKMLNHPNIVKLFEVIETEKTLYLVMEYASGGEVFDYLVAHGRMKEKEARAKFRQIVSAVQYCHQKCIVHRDLKAENLLLDADMNIKIADFGFSNEFTLGNKLDTFCGSPPYAAPELFQGKKYDGPEVDVWSLGVILYTLVSGSLPFDGQNLKELRERVLRGKYRIPFYMSTDCENLLKKFLILNPSKRGSLEQQIMRDRWMNVGYEEEELKPYIEPQPDYKDPRRTDIMLQMGFSQEEIQDSLVNQKYNDVMATYLLLDYRNSELDEGGIKPRPGSDVSNINAPSPLHKVQRSVSSNQKPQNRRTGDQGEIGSSYSKRGGQTDNRSAGEDSGRKGSSGSSTTKVPASPLASSDRKKSATPSTNSILSTGTGRSRNSPLTDRATLDQSIQNGKDSLNTPGSRASTASAAAVLSSSSSSSSRPRHHKSLSSSNHPCPSDLHAPRPSAPAQRAPGASPSAHNISSAAVSDRTNFSRGVGIRSTFHAGQQRSARDQQGSAYPGGPASPSLSHGNSQARRTHGATGIFSKFTSKFVRKNLSFRFPRRGPYEGEGLDEGSRSVLTSTVDKSEKTSGGLSSSSNNDENNSSPGSGNTGGTGTPPAISSQKDPVKPRSLRFTWSMKTTSSMEPTEMMREIRKVLDSNSCEYELRERYMLLCMSGKPAHDDFVQWEMEVCKLPRLSLNGVRFKRISGTSIAFKNIASKIANELKL is encoded by the exons GAGTCCAAGTTATCATCTGGCCGCTCCAGTACGTCGCGAGGTCGAAACTCCGTGGCCACGACCACATCAGACGAGCAGCCGCACATCGGTAACTATCGGTTACTGAAAACCATTGGCAAAGGCAACTTTGCCAAGGTCAAACTGGCACGACACGTCCTCACCGGAAAAGAG GTGGCTGTAAAGATCATAGATAAGACACAGCTCAACTCCTCCAGTTTGCAAAAG CTCTTCCGGGAGGTGAGGATCATGAAGATGTTGAATCATCCCAACATAG TCAAGCTCTTTGAGGTGATAGAAACAGAGAAGACTTTGTACCTGGTAATGGAGTACGCTAGTGGAG GAGAGGTCTTTGATTACTTGGTGGCTCATGGCAGGATGAAGGAGAAGGAAGCCCGTGCCAAATTCAGACAG ATTGTGTCAGCTGTGCAGTATTGCCATCAGAAGTGTATAGTACACAGAGACCTCAAG GCAGAGAACTTGCTGCTGGATGCAGACATGAACATCAAAATAGCCGACTTTGGCTTCAGTAATGAATTTACTCTGGGGAACAAGCTGGACACGTTCTGTGGCTCCCCGCCCTACGCAGCTCCAGAGCTCTTCCAGGGCAAAAAGTACGACGGGCCTGaggtggatgtctggagcctcgGAGTGATCCTCTACACACTGGTCAGCGGCTCGCTGCCCTTCGATGGACAAAACCTCAAG GAACTGAGAGAGCGTGTGCTGCGTGGTAAATACAGGATTCCTTTCTATATGTCCACCGACTGTGAGAACCTGCTCAAAAAGTTCCTCATCCTGAACCCTTCAAAAAGAGGCAGCCTCGAG CAGCAGATAATGAGAGACCGGTGGATGAATGTGGGCTATGAGGAAGAGGAACTCAAACCCTACATCGAACCTCAGCCAGATTATAAGGATCCCAGGAGGACAG ACATCATGCTGCAGATGGGATTCTCTCAGGAGGAGATCCAGGACTCGCTGGTGAACCAGAAGTACAACGACGTGATGGCCACATACCTGCTTCTGGACTATAGGAACTCTGAG CTTGATGAAGGTGGCATCAAACCTCGGCCCGGAAGTGACGTAAGCAACATAAATGCTCCCTCCCCGCTTCATAAG GTACAGCGCAGTGTGTCATCCAACCAGAAGCCTCAGAACCGCCGAACCGGCGACCAGGGTGAGATTG gctCCTCCTACTCTAAAAGGGGAGGTCAGACAGACAACCGGTCAGCAGGGGAGGATTCTGGGAGGAAGGGTTCATCAGGCAGCTCCACCACCAAGGTGCCGGCCAGTCCTCTGGCCTCGTCCGACCGCAAGAAGAGTGCCACACCCTCCACC AATAGCATCCTGTCCACCGGTACCGGCCGCAGTCGGAATTCTCCTCTGACCGACAGAGCCACTCTCGACCAGAGCATCCAGAACGGCAAAGACAG CCTAAACACTCCGGGTTCCCGCGCCTCCACTGCCTCAGCCGCTGccgtcctctcctcctcctcctcctcatcctcgcGTCCCCGCCACCACAAGTCCCTGTCCTCCTCCAATCATCCATGCCCCTCTGACCTGCACGCACCACGGCCCAG TGCCCCGGCGCAGCGGGCACCCGGCGCCTCCCCTTCTGCCCACAACATCAGCAGCGCCGCCGTGTCAGACCGTACCAATTTCTCCAGAGGGGTGGGCATCCGCAGCACGTTCCACGCAGGTCAGCAGCGGAGTGCCCGGGACCAGCAGGGCTCCGCCTACCCCGGCGGGCCTGCTTCTCCATCACTGTCGCATGGCAACAGCCAGGCCCGAAGAACACATGGCGCCACGGGGATTTTCAGCAAGTTCACATCCAAGTTTGTACGCAA aaatCTCTCGTTCAGGTTTCCGAGAAG GGGTCCATATGAGGGAGAGGGTCTTGATGAGGGGAGCAG GTCTGTGCTGACCAGTACTGTAGACAAGTCCGAGAAGACGTCCGGTGGTTTGTCCTCCTCTTCTAACAACGATGAGAACAACTCGTCCCCAGGATCTGGAAACACTG GTGGCACTGGCACCCCTCCCGCCATCTCCAGCCAGAAGGACCCTGTCAAGCCGCGCTCGCTGCGCTTCACCTGGTCCATGAAGACCACGTCGTCCATGGAGCCCACGGAGATGATGCGCGAGATCCGCAAGGTGCTCGACTCCAACAGCTGCGAGTACGAGCTACGCGAGCGCTACATGCTGCTGTGCATGTCCGGGAAACCGGCGCACGACGATTTCGTCCAGTGGGAAATGGAGGTGTGCAAGCTGCCGCGACTCTCCCTCAACGGCGTGCGCTTCAAGCGGATCTCGGGCACGTCCATCGCCTTCAAGAACATTGCCTCAAAGATCGCCAATGAGCTCAAACTGTGA
- the mark2b gene encoding serine/threonine-protein kinase MARK2 isoform X6, with amino-acid sequence MSTRPPLVQVIENSTGQESKLSSGRSSTSRGRNSVATTTSDEQPHIGNYRLLKTIGKGNFAKVKLARHVLTGKEVAVKIIDKTQLNSSSLQKLFREVRIMKMLNHPNIVKLFEVIETEKTLYLVMEYASGGEVFDYLVAHGRMKEKEARAKFRQIVSAVQYCHQKCIVHRDLKAENLLLDADMNIKIADFGFSNEFTLGNKLDTFCGSPPYAAPELFQGKKYDGPEVDVWSLGVILYTLVSGSLPFDGQNLKELRERVLRGKYRIPFYMSTDCENLLKKFLILNPSKRGSLEQQIMRDRWMNVGYEEEELKPYIEPQPDYKDPRRTDIMLQMGFSQEEIQDSLVNQKYNDVMATYLLLDYRNSELDEGGIKPRPGSDVSNINAPSPLHKVQRSVSSNQKPQNRRTGDQGEIGSSYSKRGGQTDNRSAGEDSGRKGSSGSSTTKVPASPLASSDRKKSATPSTNSILSTGTGRSRNSPLTDRATLDQSIQNGKDSLNTPGSRASTASAAAVLSSSSSSSSRPRHHKSLSSSNHPCPSDLHAPRPSAPAQRAPGASPSAHNISSAAVSDRTNFSRGVGIRSTFHAGQQRSARDQQGSAYPGGPASPSLSHGNSQARRTHGATGIFSKFTSKFVRKNLSFRFPRRSVLTSTVDKSEKTSGGLSSSSNNDENNSSPGSGNTGGTGTPPAISSQKDPVKPRSLRFTWSMKTTSSMEPTEMMREIRKVLDSNSCEYELRERYMLLCMSGKPAHDDFVQWEMEVCKLPRLSLNGVRFKRISGTSIAFKNIASKIANELKL; translated from the exons GAGTCCAAGTTATCATCTGGCCGCTCCAGTACGTCGCGAGGTCGAAACTCCGTGGCCACGACCACATCAGACGAGCAGCCGCACATCGGTAACTATCGGTTACTGAAAACCATTGGCAAAGGCAACTTTGCCAAGGTCAAACTGGCACGACACGTCCTCACCGGAAAAGAG GTGGCTGTAAAGATCATAGATAAGACACAGCTCAACTCCTCCAGTTTGCAAAAG CTCTTCCGGGAGGTGAGGATCATGAAGATGTTGAATCATCCCAACATAG TCAAGCTCTTTGAGGTGATAGAAACAGAGAAGACTTTGTACCTGGTAATGGAGTACGCTAGTGGAG GAGAGGTCTTTGATTACTTGGTGGCTCATGGCAGGATGAAGGAGAAGGAAGCCCGTGCCAAATTCAGACAG ATTGTGTCAGCTGTGCAGTATTGCCATCAGAAGTGTATAGTACACAGAGACCTCAAG GCAGAGAACTTGCTGCTGGATGCAGACATGAACATCAAAATAGCCGACTTTGGCTTCAGTAATGAATTTACTCTGGGGAACAAGCTGGACACGTTCTGTGGCTCCCCGCCCTACGCAGCTCCAGAGCTCTTCCAGGGCAAAAAGTACGACGGGCCTGaggtggatgtctggagcctcgGAGTGATCCTCTACACACTGGTCAGCGGCTCGCTGCCCTTCGATGGACAAAACCTCAAG GAACTGAGAGAGCGTGTGCTGCGTGGTAAATACAGGATTCCTTTCTATATGTCCACCGACTGTGAGAACCTGCTCAAAAAGTTCCTCATCCTGAACCCTTCAAAAAGAGGCAGCCTCGAG CAGCAGATAATGAGAGACCGGTGGATGAATGTGGGCTATGAGGAAGAGGAACTCAAACCCTACATCGAACCTCAGCCAGATTATAAGGATCCCAGGAGGACAG ACATCATGCTGCAGATGGGATTCTCTCAGGAGGAGATCCAGGACTCGCTGGTGAACCAGAAGTACAACGACGTGATGGCCACATACCTGCTTCTGGACTATAGGAACTCTGAG CTTGATGAAGGTGGCATCAAACCTCGGCCCGGAAGTGACGTAAGCAACATAAATGCTCCCTCCCCGCTTCATAAG GTACAGCGCAGTGTGTCATCCAACCAGAAGCCTCAGAACCGCCGAACCGGCGACCAGGGTGAGATTG gctCCTCCTACTCTAAAAGGGGAGGTCAGACAGACAACCGGTCAGCAGGGGAGGATTCTGGGAGGAAGGGTTCATCAGGCAGCTCCACCACCAAGGTGCCGGCCAGTCCTCTGGCCTCGTCCGACCGCAAGAAGAGTGCCACACCCTCCACC AATAGCATCCTGTCCACCGGTACCGGCCGCAGTCGGAATTCTCCTCTGACCGACAGAGCCACTCTCGACCAGAGCATCCAGAACGGCAAAGACAG CCTAAACACTCCGGGTTCCCGCGCCTCCACTGCCTCAGCCGCTGccgtcctctcctcctcctcctcctcatcctcgcGTCCCCGCCACCACAAGTCCCTGTCCTCCTCCAATCATCCATGCCCCTCTGACCTGCACGCACCACGGCCCAG TGCCCCGGCGCAGCGGGCACCCGGCGCCTCCCCTTCTGCCCACAACATCAGCAGCGCCGCCGTGTCAGACCGTACCAATTTCTCCAGAGGGGTGGGCATCCGCAGCACGTTCCACGCAGGTCAGCAGCGGAGTGCCCGGGACCAGCAGGGCTCCGCCTACCCCGGCGGGCCTGCTTCTCCATCACTGTCGCATGGCAACAGCCAGGCCCGAAGAACACATGGCGCCACGGGGATTTTCAGCAAGTTCACATCCAAGTTTGTACGCAA aaatCTCTCGTTCAGGTTTCCGAGAAG GTCTGTGCTGACCAGTACTGTAGACAAGTCCGAGAAGACGTCCGGTGGTTTGTCCTCCTCTTCTAACAACGATGAGAACAACTCGTCCCCAGGATCTGGAAACACTG GTGGCACTGGCACCCCTCCCGCCATCTCCAGCCAGAAGGACCCTGTCAAGCCGCGCTCGCTGCGCTTCACCTGGTCCATGAAGACCACGTCGTCCATGGAGCCCACGGAGATGATGCGCGAGATCCGCAAGGTGCTCGACTCCAACAGCTGCGAGTACGAGCTACGCGAGCGCTACATGCTGCTGTGCATGTCCGGGAAACCGGCGCACGACGATTTCGTCCAGTGGGAAATGGAGGTGTGCAAGCTGCCGCGACTCTCCCTCAACGGCGTGCGCTTCAAGCGGATCTCGGGCACGTCCATCGCCTTCAAGAACATTGCCTCAAAGATCGCCAATGAGCTCAAACTGTGA